The following are encoded together in the Tripterygium wilfordii isolate XIE 37 chromosome 18, ASM1340144v1, whole genome shotgun sequence genome:
- the LOC119984188 gene encoding protein DETOXIFICATION 41-like encodes MGSAEYRPLLLGLHSHSQIPDLSSVVIEEFLENRPVALRWWPRLVAWESRLLWRLSGASIVVSIFNYMLSFVTLMFCGHLGALELAGASIASVGIQGLAYGIMLGMASAVQTVCGQAYGAKKYSAMGIILQRAIILHFVAAILLSFVYWFSGPILKGIGQKDSIAEQGEIFARGLIPQLFAFAISCPMQRFLQAQNIVNPLAFMSIGVFILHTLLTWVVVYVLDYGLVGAALTLSLSWWLLVIINGLYIVLSPSCKETWTGLSARAFTGIWPYLKLTVASAVMLCLEIWYNQGLVLISGLLTDPTIALDSISICMNYLNWDMQFMLGLSAAASIRVSNELGAGHARVAKFSVFVVNGTSILISIVFSAIVLIFRVGLSKLFTSDDEVITAVSSLTPLLAISVFLNGIQPILSGVAIGSGWQAVVAYVNLATYYIIGLPIGCVLGFKTGLGVAGIWWGMIIGVLLQTATLIILTARTNWDAEVVKAAERLNKSANEETIDLVASASA; translated from the exons ATGGGTTCAGCAGAGTACAGGCCACTACTACTTGGGCTACACTCACATTCTCAGATTCCGGATTTGTCATCCGTTGTGATCGAGGAGTTTTTGGAGAATAGGCCAGTGGCACTTCGGTGGTGGCCACGGCTTGTTGCCTGGGAGTCTAGGCTCCTCTGGCGTCTATCGGGGGCGTCTATCGTTGTCTCCATCTTTAATTACATGCTAAGCTTTGTGACACTTATGTTTTGTGGACATTTAGGGGCATTGGAACTTGCTGGTGCCTCTATTGCTAGTGTGGGAATTCAAGGTCTTGCTTATGGAATCATG TTGGGTATGGCTAGTGCAGTGCAAACAGTTTGTGGGCAAGCCTATGGAGCCAAGAAATACTCAGCAATGGGAATCATATTGCAGAGAGCAATAATCCTACACTTTGTAGCAGCAATCCTTCTCTCATTTGTGTATTGGTTTTCTGGTCCAATTCTCAAAGGAATAGGACAAAAAGATAGCATAGCCGAGCAAGGCGAAATCTTTGCTCGCGGATTGATCCCTCAACTATTTGCATTTGCAATAAGCTGCCCAATGCAGAGGTTCCTCCAGGCACAGAACATTGTAAACCCTTTGGCATTCATGTCTATTGGAGTGTTCATTTTGCATACTCTTTTGACATGGGTGGTTGTGTATGTTCTGGACTATGGACTTGTGGGAGCAGCTCTAACACTGAGTCTCTCATGGTGGCTTCTTGTTATTATAAATGGCCTCTACATAGTTCTAAGCCCTTCTTGTAAAGAAACCTGGACTGGCTTGTCTGCTAGAGCTTTTACAGGGATTTGGCCTTATTTGAAGCTTACAGTTGCCTCTGCTGTCATGCTATG TTTGGAGATATGGTACAACCAAGGATTGGTGCTTATATCAGGGCTTTTGACTGATCCAACTATCGCACTAGACTCCATTTCAATTTG TATGAACTACTTGAACTGGGATATGCAATTTATGTTGGGACTCAGCGCAGCTGCCAG CATAAGAGTTAGTAATGAGCTAGGGGCAGGCCATGCAAGAGTGGCCAAATTTTCAGTGTTTGTAGTGAATGGAACAAGCATCTTGATAAGCATAGTTTTCAGTGCAATTGTTCTGATTTTCCGGGTTGGATTAAGCAAGCTCTTCACCAGCGATGATGAAGTTATTACTGCAGTTTCCAGCCTGACTCCACTACTTGCAATTTCTGTTTTCTTGAATGGCATTCAACCCATACTTTCAG GAGTGGCTATTGGGAGTGGATGGCAAGCTGTGGTGGCTTATGTTAACCTAGCCACTTACTATATCATTGGTCTTCCCATTGGTTGTGTTCTTGGCTTCAAAACTGGTTTAGGAGTAGCT GGGATTTGGTGGGGGATGATCATTGGAGTTCTCTTACAAACAGCTACTTTAATTATTCTTACAGCCAGAACAAATTGGGATGCTGAG GTTGTAAAAGCAGCGGAGCGCTTGAACAAATCTGCAAATGAAGAGACCATTGATTTGGTGGCCAGTGCCAGTGCGTAA
- the LOC119983773 gene encoding reticulon-like protein B8 isoform X2, whose translation MSEKITAESLLNNLVETIADNVPKQKSVSFFEDENVSSRFNRLFGRQKPVHHLLGGGKSADVLLWRNKKISASVLTGATAIWVLFEWLNYNFLTLVCFALVFGLLAQFVWISASGLLNRSPSKVPRLVLPDEIFANIGIAVGTEVNRGLRFLQDVACGGNLKHFLVVLSLRIRYRSCMRSMKIKSMTLHTRSLTSFGITIGSWMPVS comes from the exons ATGTCTGAGAAAATAACAGCCGAGAGCTTACTGAACAACCTGGTAGAAACCATTGCCGACAATGTTCCAAAGCAGAAATCTGTATCATTTTTTGAAGACGAAAATGTCTCATCTCGTTTCAATAGACTTTTTGGGCGCCAGAAGCCTGTACACCATCTTTTAGGGGGTGGAAAAT CTGCTGATGTTCTATTGTGGAGGAACAAGAAAATTTCAGCTAGTGTTCTAACTGGGGCAACAGCTATCTGGGTGCTTTTTGAATGGCTAAATTACAATTTTCTGACCCTTGTATGCTTTGCTTTGGTTTTTGGTTTGCTTGCTCAGTTTGTTTGGATAAGCGCTTCAGGTCTATTAAACAG GTCACCATCTAAAGTCCCTCGCCTTGTTTTGCCTGATGAGATATTTGCCAACATTGGCATAGCAGTTGGCACTGAAGTTAACAGAGGTTTGCGATTTCTTCAGGATGTGGCCTGTGGAGGAAACTTGAAACATTTTCTTGTG GTTTTGTCGCTGCGCATACGTTACCGGTCCTGTATGAGAAGCATGAAGATCAAGTCGATGACTTTGCATACAAGGTCTTTGACCAGCTTCGGCATAACTATCGGAAGCTGGATGCCAGTGTCCTAA
- the LOC119983897 gene encoding uncharacterized oxidoreductase At1g06690, chloroplastic-like produces the protein MALHVSSSCFPVFSCQMRVSRVRAIASGDSAAVKPEEGNRVKLGGSELRVTRLGIGAWSWGDTSYWNDFDWDDRKMKAAKAAFDVSIDLGINFFDTAEVYGSRLALGAVSSETLLGRFIKERKEKDPDVEVAVATKFAALPWRLGRGSVVKALKDSMSRLGISSVDLYQLHWPGVWGNEGYLDGLGDAFEQGLVQAVGVSNYGEKRLRDAYEKLKKRGIPLAANQVNYSLIFRAPEQNGVKAACDELGVTLIAYSPIAQGALTGKYTPENPPSGPRGRIYTPEYLTKLQPLINRIKEIGEKYGKSNTQVVLNWLIAQDNVLPIPGAKTPQQAEEFAGVLGWQLTNDEINELRSLASEAGQPVGFPVESY, from the exons ATGGCCTTGCATGTCAGCAGTTCATGCTTCCCTGTTTTTAGCTGTCAAATGAGAGTTTCTAGAGTGAGAGCTATTGCCTCTGGAGATTCCGCCGCTGTTAAACCAGAGGAAGGGAACAGGGTCAAGTTGGGTGGCTCTGAATTGAGGGTCACAAGGCTAGGGATTGGAGCTTGGTCTTGGGGAGACACTAGCTACTGGAATGACTTTGATTGGGATG ATAGGAAAATGAAAGCTGCTAAGGCTGCTTTTGATGTCAGTATTGATCTTGGGATAAATTTCTTTGATACTGCTGAAGTCTATGGCTCGAGG CTTGCATTGGGTGCCGTAAGTTCTGAAACTCTGCTAGGAAG ATTCATCAAGGAACGCAAAGAAAAGGATCCTGACGTTGAGGTTGCTGTTGCAACCAAGTTTGCAGCATTGCCATGGAGGCTGGGCCGTGGAAGTGTCGTAAAAGCCCTCAAGGACTCAATGAGTCGCCTTGGAATTTCTTCGGTGGACCTATATCAACTCCATTG GCCTGGAGTATGGGGAAATGAAG GGTATCTCGATGGTCTTGGAGATGCTTTTGAGCAGGGCCTTGTGCAAGCTGTTGGTGTTTCAAATTACGGTG AGAAACGACTCCGTGATGCTTATGAAAAGCTCAAGAAGAGAGGTATCCCACTGGCTGCGAACCAAGTGAATTACAGCCTAATCTTCAGGGCTCCGGAGCAGAATGGGGTAAAGGCAGCGTGTGATGAACTTGGGGTCACTTTAATTGCATATTCACCTATTGCTCAAG GGGCTCTTACGGGAAAGTATACGCCAGAAAATCCACCAAGTGGTCCTCGAGGCCGAATTTACACGCCTGAGTATCTAACAAAG CTCCAACCTCTGATAAACAGAATCAAGGAAATAGGAGAGAAATATGGTAAAAGTAATACTCAG GTGGTTCTCAACTGGCTCATAGCCCAGGATAATGTTCTTCCAATCCCTGGAGCCAAAACTCCTCAGCAGGCGGAGGAATTTGCTGGTGTTCTTGGGTGGCAATTAACCAATGACGAGATCAATGAGCTACGCTCATTGGCGTCTGAGGCAGGACAACCGGTTGGTTTCCCCGTTGAAAGCTACTAA
- the LOC119984187 gene encoding protein NPG1, whose protein sequence is MLGSQSAELSENGEDRMVRELCANGICMKTNDVEAKLDLGNIQEAESSLREGLSLNFEEARALLGRLEYQRGNVEGALRVFDGIDLQAAIQRLQPSLSEKQNSRKGRSRSDPQLNVSQHAASLVLEAIYLKAKSLQKLGRLIDAARECQSVLDAVERIFHQGIPDVQVDTRLQETVSQAVELLPELWKQAGCYQEAISSYRRALLSQWNLDNDCCARIQKGFAVFLLHSGVEASPPSLASQIEGSYVPKNNLEEAILLLMILMRKIFLCKIKWDPLVMEHLVFALSLCNQTSVLAKQLEELIPGVFHRVDRWNTLALCYSGAGQNKAALNLLRKSLHKHEKPDDLMALLLAAQICSGDSYLAAEGVGYAQRAISNSQGNDEHLKGVGLLMLGICFGKQAKISSSDFERSRLLSEALKALDGASTIEHNNPDVIFELGIQYAEQRNLNAALRYAKQFIDATGGSMLKGWRLLALVLSAKQRFSEAEIVTDAALDETATWEQGPLLWLKAKLKISQSLHMDAAETYGQLLSLVRAQRKSFGPLRSISQVEDDKINEFEVLNVLANLYSRLSRWNDVELCLGKARDLKQYSAELLHTEGVMLQGRGQIQEALCAYINALLVEPSNVPCKILIGALLAKMGSDALPVSRSLLSDALRIEPTNRMAWYYLGLVHKDDGRIADAADCFQAASMLEESEPVESFGTII, encoded by the exons ATGTTGGGGAGCCAATCTGCAGAGCTCAGTGAGAATGGGGAAGACAGAATGGTCCGAGAATTGTGCGCAAATGGGATATGCATGAAGACTAATGATGTTGAGGCAAAGCTTGACTTGGGAAATATTCAAGAGGCAGAATCTTCATTACGAGAGGGGTTATCCCTTAATTTTGAG GAAGCAAGAGCCCTTCTAGGAAGGTTAGAGTATCAAAGAGGCAATGTGGAAGGTGCTCTTCGTGTATTTGATGGTATTGATCTTCAGGCTGCCATACAACGACTCCAACCCTCCCTTTCAGAGAAACAGAACTCTAGGAAGGGTCGATCTCGCAGTGATCCACAGCTCAATGTCTCGCAGCATGCTGCTAGCCTCGTGCTTGAAGCCATTTACTTGAAGGCCAAATCTCTTCAAAAACTAGGGAGGTTAATTG ATGCTGCTCGTGAATGTCAAAGTGTGCTTGATGCTGTAGAGAGGATTTTCCATCAAGGCATACCTGATGTGCAAGTGGACACTAGATTGCAAGAGACAGTTAGCCAGGCCGTAGAACTCCTTCCAGAGCTTTGGAAGCAGGCTGGTTGCTATCAAGAAGCAATATCTTCGTATAGGCGTGCCCTCCTCAGTCAATGGAACCTTGATAATGATTGCTGTGCTAGGATTCAAAAGGGATTTGCTGTGTTTTTGTTGCACAGTGGAGTGGAAGCTTCCCCGCCTAGTTTAGCTTCACAGATTGAGGGTTCATACGTACCTAAAAATAATCTGGAAGAGGCAATATTACTCTTGATGATACTTATGAGGAAAATTTTCCTTTGTAAGATCAAATGGGATCCATTAGTGATGGAGCACCTTGTATTTGCACTATCTCTGTGTAACCAAACTTCTGTTTTGGCAAAGCAACTTGAAGAGCTCATTCCTGGGGTCTTTCATCGGGTTGACCGTTGGAATACTTTAGCTCTTTGCTATAGTGGAGCAGGACAAAACAAAGCTGCCTTAAATTTATTGAGGAAGTCTTtgcacaaacatgaaaagcctgATGACCTCATGGCGCTTCTGTTGGCTGCCCAGATCTGCAGTGGAGATTCATATCTTGCTGCTGAGGGAGTGGGATATGCACAGAGAGCGATTAGCAATTCTCAGGGAAATGATGAGCATTTAAAGGGCGTGGGTTTGCTTATGTTGGGTATTTGTTTTGGAAAACAAGCCAAGATTTCTTCGTCTGACTTTGAGAGGTCACGGCTCTTGTCTGAAGCATTAAAAGCATTAGATGGAGCATCTACTATTGAGCACAATAATCCAGATGTTATTTTTGAGTTGGGAATTCAATATGCAGAACAACGGAATCTAAATGCTGCTTTACGCTATGCAAAGCAGTTTATTGATGCAACAGGTGGCTCCATGTTAAAGGGTTGGAGATTGCTTGCTCTTGTATTGTCAGCTAAACAGAGATTCTCAGAGGCTGAGATAGTTACTGATGCTGCTTTGGATGAGACTGCAACATGGGAGCAAGGACCCTTACTCTGGCTGAAGGCAAAGCTAAAGATCTCTCAGTCATTACACATGGATGCTGCAGAAACTTATGGTCAGCTTCTTTCTTTGGTTCGAGCCCAAAGGAAATCTTTTGGTCCTCTTAGAAGCATTTCTCAG GTCGAGGATGATAAAATCAAcgaatttgaagttttgaatgTTCTTGCCAATTTATATTCCAGGCTTTCTCGTTGGAATGATGTGGAATTGTGTTTGGGAAAAGCCAGGGATCTGAAACAATACTCAGCAGAACTGCTACACACAGAAG GCGTTATGCTTCAAGGGCGTGGACAAATCCAAGAAGCTTTGTGTGCTTACATTAATGCCCTTTTGGTAGAACCATCTAATGTGCCTTGCAAGATACTGATTGGTGCCCTGTTGGCCAAGATGGGATCTGATGCACTGCCCGTGTCAAGAAGCTTACTATCAGATGCATTGAGGATTGAACCTACCAACCGAATGGCTTGGTATTACCTAGGGCTGGTTCATAAGGACGATGGACGAATAGCTGATGCCGCAGACTGCTTCCAGGCAGCTTCCATGCTTGAAGAATCAGAACCTGTTGAAAGTTTCGGCACTATTATCTGA
- the LOC119983773 gene encoding reticulon-like protein B8 isoform X1, producing the protein MSEKITAESLLNNLVETIADNVPKQKSVSFFEDENVSSRFNRLFGRQKPVHHLLGGGKSADVLLWRNKKISASVLTGATAIWVLFEWLNYNFLTLVCFALVFGLLAQFVWISASGLLNRSPSKVPRLVLPDEIFANIGIAVGTEVNRGLRFLQDVACGGNLKHFLVALGSLWVAAVIGSWCNFLTVLYIGFVAAHTLPVLYEKHEDQVDDFAYKVFDQLRHNYRKLDASVLSKIPKGKLKGKKHE; encoded by the exons ATGTCTGAGAAAATAACAGCCGAGAGCTTACTGAACAACCTGGTAGAAACCATTGCCGACAATGTTCCAAAGCAGAAATCTGTATCATTTTTTGAAGACGAAAATGTCTCATCTCGTTTCAATAGACTTTTTGGGCGCCAGAAGCCTGTACACCATCTTTTAGGGGGTGGAAAAT CTGCTGATGTTCTATTGTGGAGGAACAAGAAAATTTCAGCTAGTGTTCTAACTGGGGCAACAGCTATCTGGGTGCTTTTTGAATGGCTAAATTACAATTTTCTGACCCTTGTATGCTTTGCTTTGGTTTTTGGTTTGCTTGCTCAGTTTGTTTGGATAAGCGCTTCAGGTCTATTAAACAG GTCACCATCTAAAGTCCCTCGCCTTGTTTTGCCTGATGAGATATTTGCCAACATTGGCATAGCAGTTGGCACTGAAGTTAACAGAGGTTTGCGATTTCTTCAGGATGTGGCCTGTGGAGGAAACTTGAAACATTTTCTTGTG GCTTTAGGAAGCTTATGGGTGGCCGCTGTGATTGGAAGCTGGTGCAATTTTCTGACTGTTCTGTACATTG GTTTTGTCGCTGCGCATACGTTACCGGTCCTGTATGAGAAGCATGAAGATCAAGTCGATGACTTTGCATACAAGGTCTTTGACCAGCTTCGGCATAACTATCGGAAGCTGGATGCCAGTGTCCTAAGTAAGATTCCCAAGGGAAAGCTCAAGGGGAAGAAGCATGAGTAG
- the LOC119984189 gene encoding polyamine oxidase 2-like has product MDSPVGSNRHQLRPAICYSNAERKPSVIVIGGGMAGIAAAHALHNASFQVMLLESRNRIGGRVHTDYSFGFPVDLGASWLHGVCKENPLAPLIGRLGLPLYRTSGDNSVLYDHDLESYALFDMDGNQVPQDLVTKVGEVFESILKETDNVRQEYREDMSIHRAFSIVFERKPELRLEGLAHDVLQWYLCRMEGWFAADADTISLKCWDQEELLPGGHGLMVRGYLPVINTFAKGLDIRLDHRVTKVIRRHNGVKVIVEDGQVFMADATIIAVPLGVLKSKSIKFEPKLPEWKEEAIDELGIGIENKIILHFEKVFWPNVEFLGVVAGTSYGCSYFLNLHKATGHSVLVYMPAGQLAKDIEKMSDEAAANFAVMQLKKILPDATEPIQFLVSRWGSDINTLGSYSYDKVGKPHEHYERLRIPIDNLFFAGEATSSKYPGSVHGAFSTGLMAAEDCRMRVLERYGELDLFQPVMGEEASLSVPLLISRM; this is encoded by the exons ATGGATTCTCCGGTCGGGAGTAATCGCCATCAATTACGTCCTG CTATTTGCTATTCAAATGCGGAGAGGAAGCCATCTGTAATCGTGATAGGTGGTGGCATGGCTGGGATTGCAGCGGCTCATGCTCTTCACAATGCCTCATTTCAG GTAATGCTGTTGGAATCACGGAATAGGATTGGAGGCCGAGTTCACACTGACTACTCGTTTGGGTTTCCTGTGGACCTGGGTGCATCATG GTTGCATGGGGTCTGCAAAGAGAACCCCTTGGCACCATTGATTGGGAGACTGGGGCTACCCCTTTATCGAACCAGTGGTGATAACTCTGTTTTGTATGACCATGATCTGGAAAG CTATGCACTTTTCGATATGGATGGGAATCAAGTTCCTCAGGATTTGGTTACAAAAGTTGGGGAAGTCTTTGAGAGCATTTTGAAAGAG ACCGACAATGTAAGACAGGAATACCGTGAGGACATGTCTATACACCGTGCTTTCTCAATTGTTTTTGAAAGGAAACCAGAACTAAG ATTGGAGGGGCTTGCCCATGATGTGCTTCAATGGTACTTGTGCAGAATGGAAGGCTGGTTTGCTGCAGATGCTGATACTATCTCACTAAAATGCTGGGATCAG GAGGAATTGCTTCCTGGTGGGCATGGGCTGATGGTTAGGGGCTACCTTCCTGTTATAAACACGTTTGCTAAAGGTCTTGACATCCGATTGGATCACAG GGTTACAAAAGTTATAAGGCGGCATAATGGAGTGAAGGTAATAGTAGAAGATGGTCAAGTATTTATGGCTGATGCTACTATTATTGCTGTTCCTCTGGGTGTTCTGAAATCCAAGAGCATAAAATTTGAGCCTAAACTCCCAGAATGGAAGGAAGAAGCCATTGATGAACTCGGTATTGGCATTGAGAATAAGATCATTTTGCATTTTGAAAAGGTGTTTTGGCCAAATGTGGAGTTCTTGGGAGTGGTTGCGGGGACTTCTTATGGCTGCAGCTACTTTTTAAACCTTCACAAGGCTACGGGTCATTCTGTCCTTGTTTATATGCCCGCAGGGCAGCTGGCCAAAGACATTGAGAAAATGTCCGACGAAGCGGCTGCCAATTTTGCTGTTATGCAACTCAAAAAGATCCTTCCTGATGCCACTGAACCG ATTCAGTTTCTTGTTTCTCGGTGGGGTTCAGACATCAATACGCTTGGTTCCTATAGCTATGACAAAGTAGGCAAACCCCATGAACATTATGAGAGGCTAAGGATCccaatagacaacctatttttCGCGGGGGAGGCAACCAGCTCAAAGTACCCAGGGTCTGTGCATGGTGCATTCTCAACTGGTCTGATGGCTGCTGAAGACTGCAGGATGCGCGTCTTGGAACGTTATGGGGAGTTGGATCTGTTTCAGCCAGTCATGGGCGAGGAGGCATCATTATCGGTCCCACTCTTGATCTCCCGCATGTAA
- the LOC119983793 gene encoding transcription factor PIF4-like: protein MNHWNFEADVPFSNQKKAMGPDNELIELLWRDGQVVFNSQTHRKSSTLIQDDETLSCIQFPHDDSFDKEFCSSFLSELTYADPIETDKSIRQVDDENFVKFGASDSTKVKHPVVSAYTGNSMPPPKIQIPIQSQHNNNNVGGFVKASHIAVPIMGESNLPSGQFRGKMSGNVKQGELRECSLMTLGSSHCGSNQIPNDLDTSRASSNGFGTTGLSGGSSKYEGRKVVSQSDKGEAETLEPAVTSSPGGSSSNLGKTDNQSSGFSDHKRKGRDGEESECQSEAAELESATGSKYARKSISARRNRAAEVHNLSERRRRDRINEKMKALQELIPNCNKTDKASMLDEAIEYLKSLQLQLQVMWMATGMAPMVFPGVQHYMSRTSMGMGSPPLPSMQNPLHLSHVPLVDPQSISMAPAQSQAMMCQTPFLNPVNYQHQMQNPSFPDQYAQFMASHHLQTASQPMNMVRPNSQPVQQSQMMAAPGGSIGPFNRGAANGDTSHAAI from the exons ATGAATCATTGGAATTTTGAGGCTGATGTCCCCTTCTCCAATCAAAAGAAAGCTATGGG GCCAGACAATGAGCTTATAGAGCTGCTATGGAGAGACGGACAAGTAGTTTTCAACAGTCAAACACATAGAAAATCGAGTACTTTGATTCAAGATGATGAGACTCTCTCATGCATCCAATTTCCACATGATGATTCCTTTGATAAAGAGTTCTGTTCCAGTTTCTTATCCGAATTGACATATGCCGATCCTATCGAGACTGATAAATCAATCAGGCAAGTCgatgatgaaaattttgttaAGTTTGGTGCTTCTGATTCTACAAAGGTTAAGCATCCAGTCGTTTCTGCATATACTGGAAATTCTATGCCACCTCCGAAAATTCAAATCCCCATTCAATCGcagcataataataataatgtaggAGGTTTTGTAAAGGCCTCTCATATAGCAGTGCCGATCATGGGTGAGTCGAATTTACCTAGTGGACAATTTAGAGGTAAAATGTCAGGGAATGTTAAGCAAGGAGAGCTTAGAGAGTGCTCATTGATGACACTTGGGTCAAGCCACTGTGGTAGCAACCAAATTCCAAATGACCTGGATACTAGCCGAGCTTCGAGCAATGGTTTTGGCACTACTGGGTTATCTGGTGGTTCTTCGAAATATGAAGGTAGGAAAGTGGTTTCTCAGAGCGACAAAGGGGAAGCAGAGACACTTGAGCCAGCTGTTACTTCATCACCAGGTGGATCGAGTAGTAATTTAGGGAAAACAGACAATCAGTCCTCTGGGTTCAGTGATCACAAGAGGAAGGGCAGAGATGGCGAAGAATCAGAGTGCCAAAGCGAG GCCGCTGAGCTTGAATCTGCTACGGGAAGCAAGTATGCTCGTAAATCAATATCTGCTCGCAGGAACCGGGCTGCTGAAGTGCATAATCTTTCAGAGAGA AGACGAAGGGATAGGATCAATGAGAAAATGAAGGCATTGCAAGAGCTCATACCGAACTGTAACAAA ACagacaaagcatcaatgctaGACGAGGCCATTGAATACTTGAAGTCTCTTCAGTTGCAACTGCAG GTAATGTGGATGGCTACCGGAATGGCCCCAATGGTTTTTCCAGGAGTTCAGCATTATATGTCGCGTACGAGTATGGGAATGGGGTCCCCTCCATTACCATCTATGCAAAATCCTCTACATTTGTCTCATGTTCCACTTGTTGATCCTCAATCCATATCCATGGCTCCAGCGCAAAGCCAGGCTATGATGTGCCAAACTCCATTCTTGAATCCAGTTAACTATCAACATCAGATGCAAAATCCATCTTTTCCAGACCAATATGCGCAGTTCATGGCCTCCCACCACTTGCAGACCGCCTCTCAG CCCATGAATATGGTGAGACCTAATTCCCAACCAGTGCAACAAAGTCAAATGATGGCAGCACCTGGAGGCAGCATTGGACCCTTTAACCGTGGAGCGGCAAATGGCGACACTTCTCATGCGGCAATATAG